AATATAAACTTTTATTATGTCCCTCCCAGGCCGTGGCATTACTCTCCAACAAAAGGGTGGCAATTTGTTGAGAGCTCAATACTGAAACCTGTCATGAATTGGGCATATGCTCAATGGCAAAGGGATGCTTTCCGGCTTGGTTCTGAGCTTCATAAACAAATCAGATTTGATCTTGTGCACCTCATAACCTATGTTGGCTTTCGGTTTCCCGGTCATCTATGGAAGCTTGACACACCTTTTGTCTGGGGTCCTGTCGGTGGACTTGAGAACACGCCCTGGCATCTTCTACCTTCGCTGGGATTTACAGGATGTATTTACTACTCCTTGAGGAACATTCGCAATTCTCTGCACAAGAAGCTGTTGCCTCAGCCCAAGAGAGCCTTTGAAAAGGCCAATGGTGCGATCATTGCGGCCACAAGTGGAATTCGAGAGGAAATACACAGGTGCTATGGTGTTGACAGCCAGGTTGTTCCTGAAGTAGGTCCGCCTGATTTCACAACAAGAGACTATTCTCTGAGGAAGCCTGGTGAATCATTGAAGTTGGCGTGGAGCGGTTTGCATCTACCCGGCAAAGCCTTGCCTTTCCTGTTGCAGGCGTTGAGCAGCCTTCGTCACACCGTCAGCTTTCATCTAGATATCCTTGGCGCTGGTCCCTGCACCAGGAAGTGGCAAAAGTTGGCAGTCAGACTTGGTATTGCTAGAAAATGTGCCTGGCATGGCTGGCTGCCAAGAAAAGAGGCCCTCGAACTGGTTGGCAGGGCACATGTCTTTATCATTACCAGCGTCAAAGATCTTACTTCCACAGTCTTATTGGAAGCGCTGGCATTGGGACTGCCTGTGATATGCCCGGATCATTGCGGTTTCGCAGATGTGGTCACAGCAGAATGCGGGATCAAGGTTAGATTTGACTTTCCACGGCAGATAGCGATGGATCTGGCTGAGGCAATAAAAAGGCTCGATGATGACGAGCAAGAACGCCGCCGGCTGGCAAGGGGAGCATTGCAACGAAGCAAAGATTTTTCATGGGAAAGAAAAGCTGAGGTGATTTGCACCGTTTATGAAAAGGCGGTTGCAAACAGCTGACTAGAGCTTTATGGTTCTTCTTAGATCAATCAAGAAATCAAAGGCTTTGAGATTACTGGGCACCATGCCAATAGGCTTGGTCCTCTGGCTGATGCTCTGGGTGAACATAGATTCCGGTCCATGGTATCTGCGGAATCCCAGCGGACTTCTGGGCTACCTCCATGCTGCCCGTACTCTGCTCCCCTTTGCTGCCATCATTCTGGCCTGGGTCATAATAGCCAGGCGCCAGATTCCAACTGTTTTTTCCTGGGCGAGCCCTGTTCGGTTGATGACACTGTTTGGGGTTGTTGCCCTGTTTTCTTCCTTATTTTCACCAAGACCCCTGGAGGCTTCTTACTGGGGTAGCCTCTATCTTTCAGTTTTCATAGTGCTCGAGGCTGTTCTTGTTGGACCGGATTCATTGAAAAATGCCAGCCAATTGCTTGTTGTCAACTGGATTATAGTGAGTCTGTATGCAGTGGCTCTCATCATAATAGGACGACACGAGTTGTTCGGAGAAGGTGGTCGACTTATAGGCTATGGAATTATCCACCGCATTCCCGTTGTGGTGGGGGCTACCATGTCTAGATCCTCTGGTATTTCTCGTTTTGCAGCTATTCCAGCAACTATCGCCTTTTGCGCGATTGTGAGGGGCAAGAAAACGGTGAGATTTCTCTGGCTCATTCCCTTTTTTGCCTTTACTGCTGTGATTATCACCATGCAGTCACGGGGGTCTATTCTTGGGTTTGCGGCAGCCATCTGTTTTGTACTGCTAACACACAGGTCAAGGTTGAAGATGCTCTTGCTGGTAGTTGCTATTCTGGTAGCTTCTGTTTGTATAGATAACGCCATCCCTGATCGGACCGTGGAATACATTTACCGCGGACAGGACAGGGTGGAGTTTCTTACCCTCAGCGGGAGAACGCGTACGTGGGCACGAGGGTGGGAGCTTTTCAAAGAGTCACCACTTTTGGGGTCAGGACCACTGGCGGATCGCTATTCACTGCACGGCGAGCACATGCATAATGCCTACCTCTATGCATTGGTGCAGTCTGGAATTCTGGGGACAATACCTTTTGTTGCGGCATGGCTGGTGACCTGGTTGCAGTTGATCAACCTGTTGCGTCGAAGGTACTCGATGGAACCTTTTCACAAGGAGCTGCTCATACAGGCAGGAGCAGTGTTGGTGTTTTTCACTGTCAGAAGCGTGCCCGAGAGCAGCGCTGCTTTTTATGGAGTGGATCTTCTGATTATGCTTCCTGTTCTGGCATATTTCCATATTCTTCATGAGTACTACAAAATACCTCTGCTAGCAAAAACTCGGTCAACAGTAACAACACGTAGAATACGCTTGACGCCGCGACCTTACAGGTTAAGGCCTTTTCGCCGTTAGCTTTGTCAATAAGGTCATGACGGGCGGTTCTGCACTCAAGTGAGTCCTACAGGCTGGAATATTGAACAACAACTCCACCCGACTATCATTTACTGGCAAGGCGGCGGAGATAAAGCTGCTCCTTTACTGCGCTCGTCCAGAGCTGGACGGAGAAGGTATTGAACAGATACGCCCTCTGGCAATGAATTCCGTTGATTGGGATTACCTCCTGCAAACCGCCTTGCAGCACAGAGTGATGCCTCTCGTGTACGTAAATTTGAAGAAGATCTGTCCGCTGGCTCTGCCAGACGCTGCAATGGCCAGGTTCAGAAAGGCATTCCTGACGAATGCTGCACATAATTTGCTCTTTACTGAGGAGCTTTTCAAACTGCTTGATGTGTTGCATGGCCATGACATTCTTGCAGTGCCAATTAAAGGACCAGCCCTCGCGGAAGCGATCTATGGAAGTATTGCCCTGCGGCAGTTTGTTGATCTGGATATTCTTGTGCACAGGCAGCAGGCGTTGGCTGTCATGGCACTGCTCAGTTCCACCGGTTATTTGTCAGAAGTTCCGTTAGATGAGGTACAGTTAGAAAGATATATACGAAGAGAGTATAGCCTGGCGATGACCAAGAATAAGAATACCCGCAGTCCAATAGTTGAAATTCATTGGGAAATGACAGGCAGATACTCCTCGTTCCCTTTCGATCTCCATTTTCTTAAGAATCGACTGGTGAATGCCGAACTAGAAGGCAGAAAGATTCTCCAACCTGCTGCCGAGGAACTCCTGGTTTACTTGTGTATGCACGCGGCCAAAAATTGTTGGGATAGTCTTGATTCTATTTGCTGCATTAGCGGGTTGATTCACAGGAGACCTTCACTCGATTGGCAAAGAATTACGCTTCTAGCCGAGAAAATGAGATGTGAACGTATACTGTTGCTGAATCTTTTTCTGGCTAGCACTCTTCTCAATGCGTCTCTACCGGAACATATCCAGGAGAAAGCGATAAAAGATTTATCGATAAAAAAAATCGCCCTCGATGTAGTCAGAAATCTCTTCTGTGAGAATGATGTACCTTCAAGATCTGCTGTAAACTCAGATTTCTCGACCATACATTTCAAGGTTCGTGACAAATTCACTGAGAAAATTCGATATGTCTTGTTTCTCCTGTTTTGTTCCACCAGAGAAGATTGGCGAGCTTTTCCCTTGCAAGCTCGTTTTTCCTCACTGCATTTTCTGTTGCGACCAATAAGATTGTTCTTAATTCTTCTTACCAACATGTTTGGACGATATTTTTCCAACGAACGTGAAGCGTTTGCAGGAGATAAGTACGTAGACTGATCTAGTAAGCGGATCAAGTCTTGCTTTTCTGTCTCTATTCTAACTGGAAAATACTGGAAGACTTTGTCGACAGAGCAGCGAGCAGCAGATTACACCAGGCGAAATCGCATCTGGGATCAGCGACTTTCTAGCAACTAACTCCTATGGCACTATTATCCTTTGCAGAATCCCATGATAACCACAGTACAGTCGATGTATACACCGCTGTCAGGGAACACGTACTCAAGCGTTTTGTCGACATTGCACTTTCAATCTTTATGATGATGCTTGCTGTTCCTGTGTTTCTTCCTGTTGCACTGGCAATCAAACTGGAGGACGGCGGTCC
Above is a genomic segment from Deltaproteobacteria bacterium containing:
- a CDS encoding glycosyltransferase, producing the protein MRNIRNSLHKKLLPQPKRAFEKANGAIIAATSGIREEIHRCYGVDSQVVPEVGPPDFTTRDYSLRKPGESLKLAWSGLHLPGKALPFLLQALSSLRHTVSFHLDILGAGPCTRKWQKLAVRLGIARKCAWHGWLPRKEALELVGRAHVFIITSVKDLTSTVLLEALALGLPVICPDHCGFADVVTAECGIKVRFDFPRQIAMDLAEAIKRLDDDEQERRRLARGALQRSKDFSWERKAEVICTVYEKAVANS
- a CDS encoding O-antigen ligase family protein; translated protein: MPIGLVLWLMLWVNIDSGPWYLRNPSGLLGYLHAARTLLPFAAIILAWVIIARRQIPTVFSWASPVRLMTLFGVVALFSSLFSPRPLEASYWGSLYLSVFIVLEAVLVGPDSLKNASQLLVVNWIIVSLYAVALIIIGRHELFGEGGRLIGYGIIHRIPVVVGATMSRSSGISRFAAIPATIAFCAIVRGKKTVRFLWLIPFFAFTAVIITMQSRGSILGFAAAICFVLLTHRSRLKMLLLVVAILVASVCIDNAIPDRTVEYIYRGQDRVEFLTLSGRTRTWARGWELFKESPLLGSGPLADRYSLHGEHMHNAYLYALVQSGILGTIPFVAAWLVTWLQLINLLRRRYSMEPFHKELLIQAGAVLVFFTVRSVPESSAAFYGVDLLIMLPVLAYFHILHEYYKIPLLAKTRSTVTTRRIRLTPRPYRLRPFRR
- a CDS encoding nucleotidyltransferase family protein, encoding MNNNSTRLSFTGKAAEIKLLLYCARPELDGEGIEQIRPLAMNSVDWDYLLQTALQHRVMPLVYVNLKKICPLALPDAAMARFRKAFLTNAAHNLLFTEELFKLLDVLHGHDILAVPIKGPALAEAIYGSIALRQFVDLDILVHRQQALAVMALLSSTGYLSEVPLDEVQLERYIRREYSLAMTKNKNTRSPIVEIHWEMTGRYSSFPFDLHFLKNRLVNAELEGRKILQPAAEELLVYLCMHAAKNCWDSLDSICCISGLIHRRPSLDWQRITLLAEKMRCERILLLNLFLASTLLNASLPEHIQEKAIKDLSIKKIALDVVRNLFCENDVPSRSAVNSDFSTIHFKVRDKFTEKIRYVLFLLFCSTREDWRAFPLQARFSSLHFLLRPIRLFLILLTNMFGRYFSNEREAFAGDKYVD